A genome region from Trichosurus vulpecula isolate mTriVul1 chromosome 5, mTriVul1.pri, whole genome shotgun sequence includes the following:
- the LOC118851340 gene encoding uncharacterized protein C12orf71-like, whose amino-acid sequence MEEILSEETNLLGKDTLVSCCGTGDGSWHVAQQERWLIWKRPDNSGFPHTYKQTLSLGHHQESFGQSHTECPEGLKDQTTQVLRSDPLDTMTQSPSSWNYCAGTEISSSESNFSLSVGYYPSQDINSCEETGPEGESIHFLPPLQGAWLTERMGKPKGRYSKVETSPEQFSKLRITLAWDIDLVPDQLCSVSNWKLNRENNWAGMKQERNTHQTMRELDGFVQKLEADTQKEDTFIPGSLLKDSQITTVSPLETTKTTTTSIQYETISQASPTVPLAENRHLVQPVMPQECQLKATKQLQTWQYRKETPSYKRIISSGESSSLFTEKREYQTPSSPGRQSLSCLNIGRILRWLREQVISSLSGKEQSQNNSPEGTKLLAQKRQRSCRERRVQPQDTQKSTCL is encoded by the exons ATGGAAGAGATCCTGTCAGAAGAGACCAACCTACTGGGAAAGGACACACTGGTTTCATGTTGTGGTACAGGAGATGGCTCTTGGCATGTGGCCCAGCAAGAGAGGTGGCTTATCTGGAAGAGGCCTGACAATAGCGGTTTTCCCCACACATACAAACAAACCCTTAGCTTGGGACATCACCAAGAATCTTTTGGACAGTCTCATACTGAATGTCCA GAAGGTCTGAAAGACCAGACCACCCAGGTCCTGAGGTCTGACCCCTTGGACACTATGACTCAGTCCCCATCCTCCTGGAATTATTGTGCTGGCACAGAGATAAGCAGCTCTGAATCAAATTTCAGCCTCTCTGTGGGCTATTATCCCTCACAAGATATAAACTCCTGTGAGGAAACAGGACCAGAGGGTGAATCCATCCATTTTCTCCCACCCCTCCAAGGAGCATGGCTGACCGAAAGAATGGGGAAACCTAAAGGAAGATATAGCAAAGTTGAGACCAGCCCAGAACAATTTTCCAAACTTAGAATTACTCTAGCATGGGATATTGATCTGGTCCCTGACCAATTATGCTCAGTATCTAACTGGAAACTGAACAGAGAAAATAACTGGGCAGGCATGAAGCAGGAAAGAAATACCCACCAGACTATGAGGGAGCTGGATGGTTTTGTTCAAAAGCTGGAAGCAGACACTCAGAAAGAAGATACCTTTATCCCTGGGTCACTTCTGAAAGATTCCCAGATCACCACAGTTTCCCCTCTAGAAACCACTAAAACCACCACTACGTCCATCCAATATGAGACTATATCTCAAGCCTCTCCAACTGTTCCGCTGGCAGAAAATAGACATCTGGTCCAACCAGTCATGCCACAGGAGTGCCAGCTCAAAGCAACAAAGCAG TTGCAGACTTGGCAGTACAGGAAGGAAACACCAAGCTACAAGAGGATAATAAGCTCTGGAGAATCCTCCTCACTCTTCACAGAAAAGAGGGAGTACCAGACACCTTCTTCCCCAGGTAGACAGTCGCTGTCCTGTTTAAACATAGGCAGGATTCTTCGGTGGTTAAGAGAGCAAGTGATTTCCTCACTCTCAGGGAAGGAGCAGTCCCAAAACAACTCTCCTGAAGGCACAAAGCTGCTAGCCCAGAAAAGACAGCGCTCATGCAGAGAAAGGAGAGTCCAACCCCAGGACACTCAAAAATCTACCTGCCTATAG